In Saimiri boliviensis isolate mSaiBol1 chromosome 12, mSaiBol1.pri, whole genome shotgun sequence, one genomic interval encodes:
- the SULT1A3 gene encoding sulfotransferase 1A3 isoform X1, producing the protein MALAPSTSSVAQCAVFVLEPKWTVTRQEDHRPGRPGRFPHVRSPEEGSTGERSPLGGGWGLSRKWNMELNQDTTRRPLEYVKGVPLIKYFADALGPLESFQALPDDLLINTYPKSGTTWVSQILDMIYQGGDLEKCNRAPIYIRVPFLELNDPGDPSGLETLKVTPSPRLIKSHLPLALLPQTLLDQKIKVVYVARNAKDVAVSYYHFHRMEKTHPDPGTWDSFLEKFMAGEVSYGSWYQHVQEWWELSRTHPVLYLFYEDMKENPKREIQKILEFVGRSLPEETVDLIVEHTSFKEMKKNPMTNYTTAPQEFMDHSISPFMRKGTAGDWKTTFTVAQNERFDADYAEKMAGCSLSFRSQL; encoded by the exons ATG GCTCTGGCCCCCAGTACCAGCTCAGTTGCTCAATGTGCCGTGTTTGTCTTGGAGCCCAAGTGGACTGTGACCAGGCAAGAGGATCACAGGCCTGGCCGACCCGGGAGGTTTCCACATGTGAGGAGCCCAGAGGAGGGGAGCACCGGGGAGAGGAGCCCGCTGGGTGGAGGCTGGGGTCTCAGCAGGAAATG GAACATGGAGCTGAACCAGGACACCACCCGCCGGCCTCTGGAGTATGTGAAGGGGGTCCCGCTCATCAAGTACTTTGCAGACGCACTGGGGCCCCTGGAGAGCTTCCAAGCCCTACCTGATGACCTGCTCATCAACACCTACCCCAAGTCTG GCACTACCTGGGTGAGCCAAATACTGGACATGATCTACCAGGGCGGTGACCTAGAGAAGTGTAACCGGGCTCCTATCTATATACGGGTGCCCTTCCTTGAGCTCAATGATCCAGGGGATCCCTCAG GGCTGGAGACTCTGAAAGTCACACCGTCCCCACGTCTCATCAAGTCACACCTACCCCTGGCCCTGCTCCCCCAGACTCTGTTGGATCAGAAGATCAAg GTGGTCTACGTTGCCCGCAACGCAAAGGACGTGGCCGTCTCCTACTACCACTTCCACCGAATGGAAAAGACACACCCTGACCCTGGGACCTGGGACAGCTTCCTGGAGAAGTTCATGGCCGGAGAAG TGTCCTACGGGTCCTGGTACCAGCACGTGCAGGAGTGGTGGGAGCTGAGCCGCACACACCCTGTTCTCTACCTCTTCTATGAAGACATGAAGGAG AACCCCAAAAGGGAGATTCAGAAGATCCTGGAGTTTGTGGGGCGCTCCCTGCCGGAGGAGACCGTGGACCTCATTGTTGAGCACACATCGTtcaaagagatgaaaaagaacCCCATGACCAACTACACCACTGCCCCCCAGGAGTTCATGGACCACAGCATCTCCCCCTTCATGAGGAAAG gCACGGCTGGGGACTGGAAAACCACCTTCACCGTGGCGCAGAATGAGCGCTTCGATGCGGACTATGCGGAGAAGATGGCaggctgcagcctcagcttccgcTCCCAGCTGTGA
- the SULT1A3 gene encoding sulfotransferase 1A3 isoform X2, with amino-acid sequence MNMELNQDTTRRPLEYVKGVPLIKYFADALGPLESFQALPDDLLINTYPKSGTTWVSQILDMIYQGGDLEKCNRAPIYIRVPFLELNDPGDPSGLETLKVTPSPRLIKSHLPLALLPQTLLDQKIKVVYVARNAKDVAVSYYHFHRMEKTHPDPGTWDSFLEKFMAGEVSYGSWYQHVQEWWELSRTHPVLYLFYEDMKENPKREIQKILEFVGRSLPEETVDLIVEHTSFKEMKKNPMTNYTTAPQEFMDHSISPFMRKGTAGDWKTTFTVAQNERFDADYAEKMAGCSLSFRSQL; translated from the exons AT GAACATGGAGCTGAACCAGGACACCACCCGCCGGCCTCTGGAGTATGTGAAGGGGGTCCCGCTCATCAAGTACTTTGCAGACGCACTGGGGCCCCTGGAGAGCTTCCAAGCCCTACCTGATGACCTGCTCATCAACACCTACCCCAAGTCTG GCACTACCTGGGTGAGCCAAATACTGGACATGATCTACCAGGGCGGTGACCTAGAGAAGTGTAACCGGGCTCCTATCTATATACGGGTGCCCTTCCTTGAGCTCAATGATCCAGGGGATCCCTCAG GGCTGGAGACTCTGAAAGTCACACCGTCCCCACGTCTCATCAAGTCACACCTACCCCTGGCCCTGCTCCCCCAGACTCTGTTGGATCAGAAGATCAAg GTGGTCTACGTTGCCCGCAACGCAAAGGACGTGGCCGTCTCCTACTACCACTTCCACCGAATGGAAAAGACACACCCTGACCCTGGGACCTGGGACAGCTTCCTGGAGAAGTTCATGGCCGGAGAAG TGTCCTACGGGTCCTGGTACCAGCACGTGCAGGAGTGGTGGGAGCTGAGCCGCACACACCCTGTTCTCTACCTCTTCTATGAAGACATGAAGGAG AACCCCAAAAGGGAGATTCAGAAGATCCTGGAGTTTGTGGGGCGCTCCCTGCCGGAGGAGACCGTGGACCTCATTGTTGAGCACACATCGTtcaaagagatgaaaaagaacCCCATGACCAACTACACCACTGCCCCCCAGGAGTTCATGGACCACAGCATCTCCCCCTTCATGAGGAAAG gCACGGCTGGGGACTGGAAAACCACCTTCACCGTGGCGCAGAATGAGCGCTTCGATGCGGACTATGCGGAGAAGATGGCaggctgcagcctcagcttccgcTCCCAGCTGTGA
- the SLX1A gene encoding structure-specific endonuclease subunit SLX1: protein MGPAGVAARPRRFFGVYLLYCLNPRHRGRVYVGFTVNPARRVQQHNGGRKKGGAWRTSGRGPWEMVLVVHGFLSAVAALRFEWAWQHPHASRRLAHVGPRLRGETAFTFHLRVLAHMLRAPPWARLPLTLRWLRPDLRQDLCLPPPPHVPLAFGPPPPQAPALRHRAGPFDDTKPEPDQEDAGDCCALCARPIQDEQGPLCCPHPGCLLRAHVICLAEEFLREEPGQLLPLEGQCPSCEKSLLWGDLIWLCQTNTEKEVEDLELEKAHWTDLLET, encoded by the exons ATGGGTCCCGCGGGGGTCGCAGCGAGGCCGAGGCGCTTCTTCGGCGTCTACCTGCTCTACTGCCTGAACCCCCGGCACCGGGGCCGCGTCTACGTGGGGTTCACTGTCAATCCTGCTCGTCGGGTTCAGCAGCACAACGGGGGTCGCAAAAAAGGCGGGGCCTGGAGGACTAGCGGGCGAGGGCCCTG GGAGATGGTGCTCGTTGTGCACGGCTTCTTGTCCGCAGTGGCTGCCCTTCGG TTCGAGTGGGCCTGGCAGCACCCGCACGCCTCGCGCCGCCTAGCGCACGTGGGACCGCGCCTGCGTGGAGAGACGGCCTTCACGTTCCACTTGCGCGTGCTGGCACACATGCTCCGCGCACCGCCCTGGGCGCGCCTCCCGCTCACGCTGCGCTGGCTGCGCCCTGACCTCCGCCAGGACCTCTGCCTGCCGCCGCCGCCTCACGTGCCCCTGGCCTTCGGGCCTCCACcgccccaggccccagccctaAGGCACCGCGCAGGCCCCTTTGATGACACCAAGCCTGAGCCAGACCAAGAGGATGCAGGGGACTGCTGCGCCCTGTGCGCCCGGCCCATCCAG GATGAACAGGGACCCTTGTGTTGCCCCCACCCTGGCTGCCTCCTACGGGCCCACGTGATCTGCCTGGCAGAGGAGTTCCTTCGGGAAGAACCAGGGCAGCTTCTGCCCCTAGAGGGCCAATGCCCTAG CTGTGAGAAGTCACTGCTGTGGGGAGACCTGATCTGGTTGTGCCAGACGAACACTGAGAAAGAAGTAGAAGACTTGGAATTAGAAAAG GCACACTGGACAGACCTGCTGGAGACCTGA
- the BOLA2B gene encoding bolA-like protein 2 isoform X2, producing the protein MAGAKSPDRWKARALEGGSTASTYALVRAEVASPAEVAPVRAQSSVAGVLAGVLSPLGCRPGWHTAMELSAEYLREKLQRDLEAEHVLPSPGGVGQVRREAAASETPAGERVPSRRAPAHPCLRTENPDPGAVGP; encoded by the exons ATGGCAGGCGCGAAAAGCCCAGACCGTTGGAAAGCGCGAGCGCTTGAGGGCGGAAGTACTGCGTCGACATACGCCTTAGTAAGGGCGGAAGTGGCTTCCCCAGCGGAAGTGGCTCCTGTAAGGGCGCAAAGCAGCGTGGCCGGGGTCCTAGCTGGGGTTCTATCCCCTCTGGGCTGCCGCCCCGGCTGGCATACCGCCATGGAACTCAGCGCCGAATACCTTCGGGAGAAGCTGCAGCGGGACCTGGAGGCGGAGCATGTG CTTCCGAGTCCTGGTGGTGTCGGCCAAGTTCGAAGGGAAGCCGCTGCTTCAGAGACACCG GCTGGTGAACGCGTGCCTAGCAGAAGAGCTCCCGCACATCCATGCCTTCGAACAGAAAACCCTGACCCCGGAGCAGTGGGCCCGTGA
- the BOLA2B gene encoding bolA-like protein 2 isoform X1, protein MAGAKSPDRWKARALEGGSTASTYALVRAEVASPAEVAPVRAQSSVAGVLAGVLSPLGCRPGWHTAMELSAEYLREKLQRDLEAEHVEVEDTTLNRCACSFRVLVVSAKFEGKPLLQRHRLVNACLAEELPHIHAFEQKTLTPEQWARERQK, encoded by the exons ATGGCAGGCGCGAAAAGCCCAGACCGTTGGAAAGCGCGAGCGCTTGAGGGCGGAAGTACTGCGTCGACATACGCCTTAGTAAGGGCGGAAGTGGCTTCCCCAGCGGAAGTGGCTCCTGTAAGGGCGCAAAGCAGCGTGGCCGGGGTCCTAGCTGGGGTTCTATCCCCTCTGGGCTGCCGCCCCGGCTGGCATACCGCCATGGAACTCAGCGCCGAATACCTTCGGGAGAAGCTGCAGCGGGACCTGGAGGCGGAGCATGTG GAGGTGGAGGACACGACCCTCAACCGTTGCGCCTGTAGCTTCCGAGTCCTGGTGGTGTCGGCCAAGTTCGAAGGGAAGCCGCTGCTTCAGAGACACCG GCTGGTGAACGCGTGCCTAGCAGAAGAGCTCCCGCACATCCATGCCTTCGAACAGAAAACCCTGACCCCGGAGCAGTGGGCCCGTGAGCGGCAGAAATGA
- the CORO1A gene encoding coronin-1A, which translates to MSRQVVRSSKFRHVFGQPAKADQCYEDVRVSQTTWDSGFCAVNPKFVALICEASGGGAFLVLPLAKTGRVDKNVPMVCGHTAPVLDIAWCPHNDNVIASGSEDCTVMVWEIPDGGLTLPLREPVVTLEGHTKRVGIVAWHPTAQNVLLSAGCDNVIMVWDVGTGAAVLTLGPDVHPDTIYSVDWSRDGGLICTSCRDKRVRIIEPRKGTVVAEKDRPHEGTRPVRAVFVSEGKILTTGFSRMSERQVALWDTKHLEEPLSLQELDTSSGVLLPFFDPDTNIVYLCGKGDSSIRYFEITSEAPFLHYLSMFSSKESQRGMGYMPKRGLEVNKCEIARFYKLHERRCEPIAMTVPRKSDLFQEDLYPPTAGPDPALTAEEWLGGRDAGPLLISLKDGYVPPKSRELRVNRGLDTGRRRAAPEASGTPSSDAVSRLEEEMRKLQATVQELQKRLDGLEETVQAK; encoded by the exons ATGAGCCGGCAGGTGGTCCGCTCCAGCAAGTTCCGCCACGTGTTTGGACAGCCGGCCAAGGCCGACCAGTGCTATGAGGATGTTCGCGTCTCACAGACCACCTGGGACAGTGGTTTCTGTGCCGTCAACCCTAAGTTCGTGGCCCTGATCTGTGAGGCCAGTGGGGGAGGGGCCTTCCTGGTGCTGCCTCTGGCCAAG ACTGGACGTGTGGACAAGAACGTGCCCATGGTCTGTGGCCACACAGCCCCTGTGCTAGACATCGCCTGGTGCCCACACAATGATAACGTCATTGCCAGTGGCTCTGAGGACTGCACAGTCATG GTGTGGGAGATCCCGGATGGGGGCCTGACACTGCCCCTGCGGGAGCCTGTCGTCACCCTGGAGGGCCACACCAAGCGTGTGGGCATTGTGGCCTGGCACCCCACAGCCCAGAATGTGCTGCTCAGTGCAG GTTGTGACAACGTGATCATGGTGTGGGATGTGGGCACTGGGGCAGCCGTGCTGACACTGGGCCCAGATGTGCACCCGGACACGATCTACAGCGTGGACTGGAGCCGAGACGGAGGCCTCATCTGTACCTCCTGCCGCGACAAGCGCGTGCGCATCATTGAGCCCCGCAAAGGCACTGTCGTAGCT GAGAAGGATCGTCCCCACGAGGGGACCCGGCCAGTGCGTGCTGTGTTCGTGTCAGAGGGGAAGATCCTGACCACGGGCTTCAGCCGCATGAGTGAGCGGCAGGTGGCGCTGTGGGACACA AAGCACCTGGAGGAGCCGCTGTCCCTGCAGGAGCTGGACACCAGTAGCGGTGTCCTGCTGCCCTTCTTTGACCCTGACACCAACATCGTCTACCTCTGTGGCAAG GGTGACAGCTCTATCCGGTACTTTGAGATCACTTCCGAGGCTCCATTCCTGCACTATCTCTCCATGTTCAGTTCCAAGGAGTCCCAGCGGGGCATGGGCTACATGCCCAAACGTGGCCTGGAGGTGAACAAGTGTGAGATCGCCAG GTTCTATAAGCTGCACGAGCGGAGGTGTGAGCCCATCGCCATGACAGTGCCTCGAAAG TCGGACCTGTTCCAGGAGGACCTGTATCCACCCACTGCAGGGCCTGACCCTGCCCTCACAGCTGAGGAGTGGCTGGGGGGTCGGGATGCTGGGCCCCTCCTCATCTCCCTCAAGGATGGCTATGTGCCCCCGAAAAGCCGGGAGCTGAGGGTCAACCGGGGCCTGGACACCGGGCGCAGGAGGGCAGCACCAGAGGCCAGTGGCACTCCCAGCTCG GATGCTGTGTCCCGGCTGGAGGAGGAGATGCGGAAGCTCCAGGCCACAGTGCAGGAGCTACAGAAGCGCTTGGACGGGCTGGAGGAGACAGTCCAGGCCAAGTAG